In the genome of Candidatus Hydrogenedentota bacterium, the window GAAGGAGCAGCTCCGCGAGCTGGTCACGGGCTACGGGCCCATCGCCTTCTTCTGGATGGACCACGCCCAGGGCGACGGCGGCCTCGGCCATGCGGAGACCGCCGCCTGGGTGAAACAGTTCCAGCCGGACTGCTTCGTCGGGTTCAACCACGGCGACCCCGCGGGCGACCTCTGCCTGCGCGAGCGCGGCCGCCCCGGCCCCGTCGGCGACGCCGCCGCCTCGGAGTACAACAAGGACGCCGAGAAGGGATACACGGGCTATCTCGCCGCCGAGTTCACCTACCCCATCCTGCCGGCCCACGAGGGCGGCGCCGACTGGTTCTACTCCCTGCCCCAACACGACGCCCTGTGCCACCCCGCCGAAAAACTCTTCGAAGACTGGCTCGGCGCGGAGAAGCACGGCAACCTGTTCTCCATTGACGTCGGCCCCAACTACGACGGCCGCCTCCGCGACATAGACGTGAAAACCCTCCGCGAACTCGGCGAACGCGTGCGGGCCCACCGGGAAGGCCGGAAAACCAAATAGGGAGAACGTCATGACGTGCCGGTACGTTCAGTGTGTTCAGGCGTCAGTAGTATCCAATTGCCGGACAAGACAGGGAAAGGGTCGGAGCCGTTTCAGGCTCAAGGTTTCATCCGCAGCTTCACTTCACTTTCCTCCAAACCGATGGGCTGTAGAACCATGAACAAGCACATTCGCGAAGCGCTGGCGGCGCCGGAGGTCCGGCCGCTCCGGACCGTCCGGCTGAAACACAGCAAGAAATACGACGTGGAGGGGTTCGCCGTCACGCCGGACGGGCGGCTGGCGGTGTACGGGGAGGAGTGTGACCACATCCGCCTGTGGAATCTCGAAACCGGCCGCTGCGCCGCCGTCCTTCAGTCGGAGGGTGGGCAGGTGGGCGCGCTGGCCATCACGCCCGACGGCCGCCGCGTGGTTTGCGGGGGGGATACGGTGCATCTGTGGGACTTGTCCCGATCCCGGACGCCCGTCGTTCTGGAGGGGCACACGGAATTCGTGACATGCGTGGCCATCACCTCCAACGGGCGGATTGCGGCCACAGGGTCGGACAGGGGGAAGCTGTTCCTGTGGGACTGCGCCACGGGAGCGCGTCTGCGCGAACTGAGAGGCCACAAGGACCTCATCCAGGCGTTGCGGTTCACCGAAGACGGAACCCGACTGATCTCC includes:
- a CDS encoding WD40 repeat domain-containing protein yields the protein MNKHIREALAAPEVRPLRTVRLKHSKKYDVEGFAVTPDGRLAVYGEECDHIRLWNLETGRCAAVLQSEGGQVGALAITPDGRRVVCGGDTVHLWDLSRSRTPVVLEGHTEFVTCVAITSNGRIAATGSDRGKLFLWDCATGARLRELRGHKDLIQALRFTEDGTRLISGGWDHDLRVWRVDSGRVLARFGGRCVHELDITPDGMTVVETGCGKYVRVWNVAKRHCIRRFRHCDSWPRVAVTPDARFIVNRDHLAWHGDETFLLIRDVKTGWCLARCAGHGNHIVNASLLRDGRMVSCDFDGVVHFWPSPAEVAARAGVTV